The segment ggggggggggtggaggtgagacatgtcagggggcgggggggggggggttgtggagtgaggccagttcgtcgtctgggggggggtggggtggcgggtgggtaagatgtatctcgggggtgggggcacatggatctcggggggggggggggaggcagatggatctctggtggggcagcaggggtgggtaagggggacagtgatgtgtgtgtgtccccttatccatcacccccactacccaaaccgattgccacccctgccccccccaccgatcgcccgcagagtggcagcagaccctctgcccccacccccccccccccatcagagatccatctgctccccatcagagatccatctctccccccccccccccccccccccccccttgagaTACatcatcgctcccgggccactttctctgctttctgcggctcgaGAGCGATCCAACACGGGCGCactttttccaattttcttttaactgcgcatgcgcagttctgagctccgatcgtttcggccacgctaagccccgcccacagcacgaatgggactggagatggctgagagcgtatgggggcgcctgaaagcggatttctaagtcggatctgtactactcccagattcggcacttagaatgaaaatggtaaaatcgggcccattatttAGAGCCtcaacagcacagaaatagaccattGAGCCCAACAGATCTGTGCTGGTGTCCACGCTACACACGAACCTCTTCTAATTCATCTACTCCCTTGACAAAACCTTCAATTCTTCTCCCTTGTGCTCTTGCCCAGCTTCACTTTAAATACATCCGTGCTGTTTGCCACGTggaagtgagttccacattctcaccaagtAATCAAGTTCTTTATTGGATTTATTGGCAACTATCTTGTATTTATAGCTCCTAGCTTTGGTCTCCCAataagtggaaacaacttcctacATATgactcttcataattttaaagaccctcagttaagtcacccctcagctgCCTTTCCTGTGAAAAGAGCCTTACCGTCTCAATCTGTATTTGTTGACCACTTTGTTCCCTTTTGGGTTGagtgaatattttaaaataacgAATCCCCGTGTTTCTTCTACTTGCAAAAAAATAAGCCTCAGAATTTCACTGCGGTGGTAGCAAGGGGAAACGAGGCTGGTGGTCAGTGCTACCCATCACCAAGGGCGGTTAAATGTCttctacagtgcacagagaccAAGTTGTACTGAGCCACTCTTATAAATACATTCGTTCTCCCATTTTTCAGCTCAGTTATTCATGCTAATTACAGATCATTGCCTGAAAAATACCCACACAACGGTCCTCTTTTTTTACAGTACCTTGTGTATACAGACTGGAGAAAGTGCTTATCTTCATGATGTTAACATTGCAATAGCAGCCCGCTTTCCTGACCGGCTCCCCCAGCTCCCTTTTCCCCTCTGCCCCttaacccctcccccactcccaggcTGTGGTCTCTCAGCTGGCCATGCTTCCAGACTAATTGCCTGCTGAAGATCCTGGCAATTCCACTGCTTACTGTTGCTGCTTTGCACAGTAGCACCATTGAAGGATTACTTTGTATATTTGTCTATGATACTAGTGGAAATGAGCTGTAAGCATTTGTGGCTTTGCCTTGCCACTGAGCTTGACTGTTAGTTCACTGGAGTTCTACTGCCTCGAGCCCCGGATACACTTGGTGAGAAGTCAGCTTTTCATAGCTCTTTGTTCTGTACTTTGAGATAAAGCATTGTTCCTTTCTGTGGCGGTAGCAAGCTGTAATCATGAGCTTACAGTCAGTACTCAAATTGGTGTTAAAATGGCCATAAATTTGTTTTGACAATGTTGACCCAACTGCAAATGTTAGCACAAGGTTGAAAGTGACATCACGATATAGAACAGTGCAGCTAGCTGGTCAACATCCTTTaaaggaaatgatgtggagatatccGAATATCCTTACTGAGCTGTGGTTCTTCTTTGTCAACATATCGAGCTGTCACTTCTGAGCTAGcatcaggttgggggggggggaacacggCATGTGGTCTCCATGCTGACCTCTGATCCCAAAGAAACTCTGGGCACCCTTCTTGGATCTTCACAAGTAAGATTCTGCATGGCAATTGCTCAGAAGTGTAAACTTCCCCCTGGGCAATTGCCCTACACTGAAAATTATCCAAAAATGTGATTTAAGTCGCAAATCCCACTTGGTTCCATCTGGGTTACACAGAATAAGATAGAAGGGTTAAAACCTCATCTAACCTctggctgcccccctcccccggctcAGAACACCTCACCCACCCTAGGCCCGACTGGACTCAACCTGAGGCCCCAAGGTGCCCCCCGCCCACGGATCCCAGCCCCCAATTTCACTGCCACCCTGATCTCAGATTTCCCCAGTACCACATGtgtttcgatgtggagatgcgtctctgtgccctgtttgagagcacatttccactccatctgacgaaggagcagcgcttcgaaagctaatggtatttgctaccaaataaacctgttggactttaacctggtgttgttaaaactcttaccacatGTGTTTAACAGTGCAAGTTATGTTCTCAGTTAAATTCTTCCTTTCCCTTTTCAGCAGATGTTTCACTAAAACCAACGGCACTTTCCCAAGCAGCAATATACCCATGATCCAGCGAACCTGTCACCAAGATGGCATGGAGATGGTGCCTCTCAATCATATCATTGCTCCATTGTGCCCTGGATCGATTGCCACTGAAAatggtgagacagagtgtgagactaCAAAGGAAAGTGTTCAACAATTCCCTTCCCAAGATTCCTGCTGCAATGATCATCTGGACCAATCAGACGAGGACAATATGCAAGGTATGATTTCCTCTGCTTCACCTCCTGGGAAGACTTGGTTTCCAGTACTTCTGGTATATGTTTCTTTTCGCAAGCATTTTCAAGGGAATCCTAGAATAAGATAGGGAAAGCCCCTTCCCATTCCCAGAAAAGGTGGCAATTTTTAACTAATATGCTACAGGAACCTGAGTGACATCAAAAGCCATTttctgggtttcctcctggtagtTGCTCAGTGCAAGCAAACGGTCACGGTTGTACCTGGTCTCTGTGGATTTGCAGGTGTAAAGTGCTGTCAGAACCTCCTCCCTTCAAACAGCATTCAATTTAAAACCCTTCCCCAAAGTCAGCAAGGAAGGCTGTCGGGACTGCAAGGTGTGAACACTGTGCCAGTTTATTCCAAACTATGCAAAACTGCAATGACACTTTCATTAAAGGCTGTTGTGATAAAGATAGGATTCTTGATCTGCAGTTAAGAGTTCTACTGACAGTGCAATTTTCTCCCCTCATTTTAGACCCAAGCCGTTATTAGGGGAAATTGTTGTGCCAATGGGACATCGTCAGAGTAATGAGCTgaaatatggggaaaaggcatttCCAAAAACATTCAATAGGTGCCACACAATAGGTTAGTAGGCATGATATGGGCTGATGGAGCTTGTggtaatacattagcatggatagaggattggttaatgaacaaaggcaGAGTGGGCCTGAATAGGGTATTTTTCAAGTTGACAGGCTGTGATTAATGGTGTgcagcaaggatcagtgctggggccttgaccacttacaatctatattaatgacttgggtgaagaGACTTTGGGTAATGTATCAAAGGTTACTGATGATACCATGCTAGGTGAAAAGGTAACCTTGGGGAGGACACAGAGGCCTCAAAGAAATCTGGAcgagttaagtgagtggacaacaaaatggcagatggaatata is part of the Mustelus asterias unplaced genomic scaffold, sMusAst1.hap1.1 HAP1_SCAFFOLD_1878, whole genome shotgun sequence genome and harbors:
- the LOC144488810 gene encoding cell adhesion molecule-related/down-regulated by oncogenes-like; the encoded protein is MIQRTCHQDGMEMVPLNHIIAPLCPGSIATENGETECETTKESVQQFPSQDSCCNDHLDQSDEDNMQDDEYPELETENQTLSGIPPSLDSTPMDCDNSTAWSKTGPAEDNPCKDPTEEEQQET